The Deltaproteobacteria bacterium genome contains a region encoding:
- a CDS encoding sigma-54 dependent transcriptional regulator, which produces MTTQNEGSILVVEDEAIARKNLVHILNKQGYTVTPAESGSKALSLLAAETFDLVLTDLKMEKVDGMEVLAESRRRHPLTEVIILTGYATVDSAVNALKAGAYHYVAKPYKIEAIRKIVSEALIKRRLQLENLQLKESLKTGRAKPMVVGQSPPMQTVLKTVQRIAPSGANVLLLGESGTGKEIIAQTIHDLSDRASKRFVAFNCGSFSEALMANELFGHEKGAFTGANQSKAGLLETASGGTVFLDEIGDMPPTMQIQLLRVIQEREMLRVGGTAPVPVDVRFIAATHRDLQQDVEGGHFRQDLFFRLNVIAIRLPPLAEREGDVPLLANFFLARKRVAMQKEIKSIEPDAMELLSRYSWPGNVRELENTIERAVAMAEGDVVRVADLPPHINQLTIETYRHASGEIPTLEEMEKRYILWVLEKHKGNKTKASAAMGIDRVSLWRKIKRYGIED; this is translated from the coding sequence ATGACGACTCAAAATGAAGGGTCCATTCTGGTGGTGGAAGACGAAGCCATCGCCCGCAAAAACCTGGTTCACATTTTAAATAAGCAGGGCTATACGGTGACGCCGGCAGAGAGCGGGTCGAAAGCCCTGTCCCTTTTGGCGGCCGAAACCTTCGACCTGGTCCTCACAGACCTGAAAATGGAAAAAGTGGACGGCATGGAGGTGCTGGCCGAAAGCCGCCGCCGGCACCCGCTGACAGAAGTGATCATCCTCACCGGCTATGCCACGGTGGACTCGGCCGTCAATGCCCTGAAAGCCGGTGCATACCACTATGTCGCCAAACCGTACAAGATAGAGGCCATTCGCAAAATCGTCAGCGAAGCCCTCATCAAACGCCGCCTCCAGCTCGAAAACCTGCAGCTCAAGGAGAGTTTGAAAACGGGCCGGGCCAAACCGATGGTCGTCGGCCAAAGCCCCCCCATGCAAACCGTGCTGAAAACCGTCCAGCGCATCGCCCCATCGGGCGCCAACGTCCTCCTTCTCGGCGAAAGCGGAACTGGCAAGGAGATCATTGCACAGACGATTCACGACTTGAGCGACCGGGCCTCGAAGCGCTTCGTGGCCTTCAACTGCGGTTCTTTCAGCGAGGCGTTGATGGCCAACGAGTTGTTCGGGCATGAAAAGGGGGCCTTCACCGGGGCCAATCAATCCAAGGCAGGACTGCTGGAAACGGCTTCCGGGGGAACGGTTTTTCTCGACGAGATCGGCGACATGCCCCCCACCATGCAGATTCAACTCCTGCGCGTCATACAGGAGCGGGAGATGCTGAGGGTGGGCGGAACGGCTCCGGTGCCGGTGGATGTCCGCTTCATCGCCGCGACGCATCGTGACCTGCAGCAGGACGTGGAAGGCGGCCATTTCCGCCAGGACCTTTTTTTCCGGCTGAATGTCATCGCCATCCGACTGCCTCCGCTGGCCGAACGCGAAGGCGACGTCCCCCTGCTGGCCAATTTCTTCCTGGCCCGAAAGCGCGTCGCCATGCAAAAGGAGATCAAATCCATCGAGCCGGATGCCATGGAGCTATTGAGCCGCTACAGCTGGCCGGGCAATGTGCGCGAACTGGAAAACACCATCGAGCGTGCCGTGGCCATGGCCGAAGGTGATGTGGTGCGGGTGGCCGATCTGCCGCCCCATATCAACCAGCTGACCATAGAGACCTATCGCCATGCGTCTGGTGAAATCCCCACTCTGGAAGAAATGGAAAAGCGCTATATCCTGTGGGTGCTGGAGAAGCACAAAGGGAATAAGACCAAGGCATCCGCTGCCATGGGAATAGATCGGGTATCCCTGTGGCGCAAGATCAAGCGTTATGGTATCGAGGATTAG
- a CDS encoding cytidylate kinase-like family protein, producing MSIITISRGCYSHGKEIAERVGAALGYEVISKEILLEASEACDIPEKRLSSSIHDAPGILERVTRSHERQHYLDCIRAALLDHVRNDNVVYHGMAGHLFLSGIRHVLKVRVIAEMEDRVALVCKTRDISRDEAVALIDSEDQQREEWYRSVYKKDMSDPRLYDMVLSIGRLTIEDASELICAASARESFQTTAQSKGYVDDLAMVGHVRTALADLCEADVAVSGGIVTVKVKGKKLRGTDFTRPGMQQRVQTRIREDLQQDIMARVSKIPGVKDLICEIELPYYA from the coding sequence ATGTCAATTATCACGATATCCAGGGGATGCTACAGCCACGGCAAGGAAATCGCCGAGCGCGTAGGGGCCGCCCTGGGCTATGAAGTCATCAGCAAGGAAATACTGCTGGAAGCATCCGAGGCCTGCGACATTCCGGAAAAACGGCTGTCGTCATCGATTCACGACGCTCCCGGAATTCTGGAAAGGGTCACCCGCTCGCATGAACGGCAGCATTATCTGGACTGCATCCGGGCGGCCCTGCTGGACCACGTCAGGAATGACAATGTGGTCTACCACGGCATGGCCGGCCACCTTTTCCTCTCAGGCATCCGACACGTCCTCAAGGTTCGCGTGATCGCCGAAATGGAGGATCGCGTGGCCCTGGTTTGCAAAACACGCGATATCTCCCGCGACGAAGCGGTTGCCTTGATAGATTCGGAAGACCAGCAACGTGAGGAATGGTATCGTTCGGTTTACAAAAAAGACATGAGCGATCCCCGTCTTTATGATATGGTTCTGAGCATCGGCCGTTTGACCATAGAGGATGCCAGCGAATTGATTTGCGCCGCATCGGCCAGGGAGAGCTTCCAGACCACCGCCCAGTCGAAGGGATACGTCGACGACCTGGCCATGGTCGGTCATGTCAGAACCGCGCTGGCCGACCTTTGCGAGGCCGATGTGGCCGTTTCCGGCGGTATCGTCACGGTCAAGGTCAAGGGGAAGAAACTGCGGGGAACCGATTTTACAAGGCCGGGGATGCAGCAGCGCGTGCAGACCCGCATACGGGAAGACCTGCAGCAGGACATCATGGCCCGGGTCTCCAAAATACCCGGTGTCAAGGATCTGATCTGCGAAATCGAATTGCCGTATTATGCGTGA
- a CDS encoding anion permease, which produces MTPEMVLTLVILAFAVILFIFEWVRVDVVGIIMMVLLPLTGLISAKEAFVGLSSNAVVSIIAVIIIGAGLDKTGVMNQVAGPIVKFAGNSENRVISLISGTVGVISSMMQNIGAAALFMPAAQRIAKRMDIPVSRILMPMGFCAIIGGTVSLVGASPTILLNDLMVLGGKKLEPFGLFTQTPIGLCLLATAIIYFLVFGRLVLPAAKGEADRGVTASLMGVYNALESAFEIHLPNNFDGPKTLAELDIRGKYLVTVVAINHARKRDKNLVPHSFDNIMGGDDIAVVGREDNVRRLATDMGWEIRPGLEAFAEILARTSAGMAETVVSPRSELIGKTMSEVNFKDLYNLNPLGLIRGRRVFYSGLTKIPLSMGDTLLLFGPWDRFHILKNQPQPRSLTFATPLEGEILRPEKAKLAVMWLALALAQIIFLKVPLAVALMSGALGMIITRVLTIDEAYRSVDWMTVFLLAGLIPLGMAFEKTGTAAFIAKNLLGILGSPSPIVLLGAVGVLTSFFTLVISNVGATVLLVPLCMNMAVMAGGDPRMAALVVGLSASNTFVLPTHQVNALIMRPGGYRTTDYAKAGSVMTLLFLAVELTILYFFYGIQ; this is translated from the coding sequence ATGACGCCTGAAATGGTACTCACTCTCGTGATTCTGGCATTTGCGGTGATTCTGTTTATTTTCGAATGGGTCCGAGTCGACGTGGTCGGCATTATCATGATGGTTTTGCTGCCCCTGACCGGTCTGATTTCGGCCAAGGAAGCATTTGTCGGCTTGAGCAGCAACGCGGTCGTGTCCATTATCGCGGTCATCATCATCGGCGCAGGTCTGGACAAGACCGGTGTCATGAACCAGGTGGCCGGGCCGATTGTCAAATTCGCCGGTAACAGCGAAAACCGTGTCATCAGCCTGATATCGGGCACGGTGGGTGTCATCTCCAGCATGATGCAGAATATCGGCGCGGCAGCCTTGTTCATGCCGGCGGCTCAACGGATCGCCAAGCGCATGGATATACCCGTTTCGCGCATTCTCATGCCCATGGGCTTTTGTGCCATCATCGGCGGCACGGTCAGTCTGGTGGGGGCCAGCCCGACCATTCTGCTCAATGACCTGATGGTACTGGGCGGCAAAAAACTGGAGCCGTTCGGCCTCTTCACCCAGACACCCATAGGGCTTTGTCTTTTGGCCACGGCCATTATTTACTTTTTGGTTTTCGGCCGGCTGGTACTGCCCGCGGCCAAGGGAGAAGCCGATCGCGGGGTCACCGCTTCCCTGATGGGGGTGTACAACGCCCTGGAAAGCGCCTTCGAGATCCACCTGCCGAATAATTTCGACGGACCGAAAACCCTGGCCGAACTGGACATTCGCGGCAAATATCTGGTGACGGTGGTGGCGATCAACCACGCCCGCAAGCGGGACAAAAACCTGGTGCCGCACAGTTTCGACAACATCATGGGCGGAGACGACATCGCTGTGGTGGGCCGGGAGGACAACGTTCGCCGCCTGGCTACCGACATGGGATGGGAAATCAGGCCGGGACTGGAAGCATTCGCAGAAATCCTGGCCCGCACCAGTGCCGGCATGGCGGAAACGGTGGTTTCGCCCCGGTCGGAGCTGATAGGCAAAACCATGAGCGAGGTGAACTTCAAGGACCTCTACAACCTGAATCCCCTGGGGCTGATCAGGGGGAGGCGTGTTTTCTACAGTGGACTGACCAAGATTCCCTTGAGCATGGGCGACACCTTGCTGCTGTTCGGCCCCTGGGACCGCTTTCATATTCTGAAAAATCAGCCCCAGCCCCGCAGCCTCACCTTTGCCACGCCCCTGGAGGGAGAAATCCTGCGGCCGGAAAAGGCCAAGCTGGCGGTCATGTGGCTGGCGTTGGCCCTGGCGCAGATCATTTTCCTCAAGGTGCCCCTGGCCGTGGCCCTGATGTCCGGCGCACTGGGCATGATCATCACGCGTGTCCTGACCATCGACGAAGCCTACCGCTCTGTGGACTGGATGACGGTGTTTCTCCTGGCGGGGCTGATACCGCTGGGCATGGCTTTCGAGAAGACCGGCACCGCCGCGTTCATCGCCAAAAATCTCCTGGGTATTCTCGGCTCGCCGTCACCCATCGTGCTCCTGGGGGCCGTAGGCGTTTTGACCTCCTTTTTCACCCTGGTTATCTCCAATGTGGGTGCCACGGTGCTGCTGGTGCCGCTGTGCATGAACATGGCGGTGATGGCCGGGGGCGACCCGCGCATGGCTGCCCTGGTTGTGGGGCTTTCGGCGTCGAACACCTTCGTGCTGCCCACGCACCAGGTTAACGCCCTGATCATGCGTCCCGGCGGTTACCGCACCACCGACTATGCCAAGGCCGGTTCGGTCATGACCCTGCTCTTTCTGGCGGTGGAGCTCACGATACTGTACTTTTTCTATGGAATCCAATAA
- a CDS encoding TrkA family potassium uptake protein produces the protein MKQYAVLGLGNFGFYLASRLYEKGHEVLAVDKDQTRVQDIRDKVSQAVVADTTDRRVMENLGVRDLDAAVVCIGSVLSDSILTVLNLKEIGVKQVIAKAISEPHGRILRKIGASEILFPEKDMAISLAERLHNPNLIEYLPVLEGFSIIQLAPPNEFIGKSLRELNLINRYGVQVVAIKELVPERLNMIPTAKFILKDSDIMILLGPNKALEKLRSHG, from the coding sequence ATGAAGCAATATGCCGTTTTGGGATTGGGTAATTTCGGCTTCTATCTGGCCAGCCGCCTTTATGAGAAAGGCCATGAAGTGCTGGCCGTCGACAAGGACCAAACCCGCGTTCAGGATATTCGCGACAAGGTCAGCCAGGCCGTGGTGGCCGATACAACCGACCGCCGGGTAATGGAGAACCTGGGCGTCAGGGACCTCGATGCCGCCGTGGTGTGCATCGGTTCGGTGCTCAGCGATTCCATTCTGACCGTGCTCAATCTCAAGGAGATCGGGGTGAAGCAGGTGATCGCCAAAGCCATCAGCGAGCCCCACGGCAGAATTTTACGAAAAATCGGGGCGTCTGAAATCCTGTTTCCCGAAAAGGACATGGCAATTTCCCTGGCCGAACGCCTGCACAACCCAAACCTGATCGAGTACCTGCCGGTTTTGGAGGGCTTCAGCATCATCCAGCTCGCCCCTCCCAACGAATTTATCGGGAAAAGCCTGCGAGAGTTGAACCTGATCAACCGCTACGGGGTCCAGGTGGTTGCCATCAAAGAACTCGTCCCGGAGCGTCTGAACATGATTCCCACCGCCAAGTTCATCTTGAAGGACAGCGATATCATGATCCTGCTGGGGCCGAACAAAGCCCTGGAAAAGCTGCGCAGCCACGGTTGA
- the lon gene encoding endopeptidase La, which yields MRLFKKDENDVTPGFTEIDEMHQAIQTAGMPPDVLKSVSKEIDRIAKMGPGSAEYTIGINYVDFLTSLPWDRSSEDRLDLEAAKSILDSEHYGLEDLKLRILEHLAVRILHATRRPRMLVVDDEKMTRMNLEHVLEKEGYEVLTARNGAEALDLLVQNRFDVILTDLKMDKVDGMTLLAQAKQDHPDTEVIIITGYATVPTAVEAMKKGSYQFLAKPLKLDDIRRTVKKALAPNRDKLKAAGPVLCFVGPPGTGKTSLGMSIARSLQRKFVRISLAGMKDEAQLRGHRRSYVGALPGRIIQELRRCETNNPVFMLDELDKIGQDFKGDPADALLEILDPQQNPHFMDHYLDVPFDLSMIMFIATANHLDNIPPPLLDRLEILWLSSYTEDEKVRIAFNHLIPRELKAAGLRDDPVRFDEGAVRKIIRDYTREPGLRNLQRKLAAMCRRIALNRLDGNLHQSTDVIAEGDVENYLGPAQFFFEVAQAKDRVGVATALAWTDAGGEIVFIEATKMRGSGNLILTGSLGSVMKESAQAALSYIRSNSRRYGIADDFFEQHDLHIHVPAGATPKDGTSAGLPIAMALISLITNRCCRRETATTGELTLTGRILPVGGIKEKLLAAHRAGVRTVVLPSKNSVSLSDVPQEVRQALDVLTIDELDAAIDSVLHKERQAAEKSGKN from the coding sequence ATGAGGCTGTTCAAAAAGGACGAAAACGACGTTACTCCTGGTTTTACGGAAATCGATGAAATGCACCAGGCGATTCAGACCGCCGGCATGCCGCCGGATGTCCTCAAATCCGTTTCCAAGGAGATCGACCGCATCGCGAAAATGGGCCCCGGTAGCGCGGAATACACCATCGGTATCAATTACGTCGATTTTTTGACCAGCCTGCCCTGGGACCGGTCAAGCGAAGACCGCCTGGACCTGGAGGCAGCCAAATCCATTCTGGATTCCGAGCATTACGGGCTGGAGGACCTGAAGCTCCGCATCCTGGAACATCTGGCCGTGCGGATCCTGCACGCCACGCGGCGCCCCAGGATGCTGGTGGTCGACGATGAGAAAATGACGCGCATGAACCTGGAGCACGTGCTGGAAAAGGAGGGCTACGAGGTCCTTACGGCCCGAAACGGGGCCGAAGCGCTCGATTTACTCGTCCAAAACAGGTTCGACGTGATCCTCACCGACCTGAAGATGGACAAGGTGGACGGCATGACGTTGCTGGCGCAGGCCAAACAGGACCACCCGGATACCGAAGTCATCATCATCACCGGCTACGCCACCGTACCCACCGCCGTGGAAGCCATGAAAAAAGGTTCCTATCAATTCCTGGCCAAGCCGCTCAAGCTGGACGACATACGCCGCACGGTAAAAAAGGCGCTGGCACCCAACCGGGACAAGTTGAAAGCGGCCGGGCCGGTCCTGTGTTTCGTGGGCCCGCCGGGAACCGGCAAGACCTCCCTGGGCATGTCTATCGCCCGCAGCCTGCAGCGCAAATTTGTGCGCATCTCATTGGCCGGCATGAAGGACGAGGCCCAGTTGCGCGGTCACCGGCGCAGTTACGTGGGCGCCCTGCCGGGCAGGATTATCCAGGAACTGCGCCGCTGCGAAACCAACAACCCGGTTTTCATGCTGGACGAACTGGACAAGATCGGCCAGGATTTCAAGGGGGACCCGGCGGACGCCCTGCTGGAAATCCTGGACCCCCAGCAGAACCCCCACTTCATGGACCACTATCTGGATGTGCCCTTCGACCTGTCCATGATCATGTTCATCGCCACCGCCAACCACCTCGACAATATTCCGCCCCCCTTGCTGGACCGGTTGGAGATATTGTGGCTGTCCAGTTACACCGAGGACGAAAAGGTCCGCATCGCCTTCAATCATCTGATCCCCAGGGAACTCAAGGCCGCCGGACTGCGCGACGATCCGGTCCGTTTTGACGAGGGCGCCGTGCGTAAGATCATCCGCGACTATACGCGCGAACCCGGCCTGCGCAACCTGCAGCGCAAACTGGCCGCCATGTGCCGTAGAATCGCCCTGAACCGGCTCGACGGCAACCTGCACCAGTCGACCGACGTGATCGCGGAGGGAGACGTGGAAAATTACCTGGGACCGGCGCAGTTTTTCTTCGAGGTTGCCCAGGCAAAGGATCGCGTGGGCGTAGCCACGGCCCTGGCCTGGACCGATGCGGGCGGAGAAATCGTCTTCATCGAAGCCACCAAGATGCGGGGCAGCGGCAACCTGATCCTGACCGGCTCCCTGGGTTCGGTCATGAAAGAATCGGCCCAGGCCGCCCTGAGCTACATCCGCAGCAACAGCCGGCGTTACGGCATCGCCGACGATTTTTTCGAGCAGCACGACCTCCACATCCACGTGCCGGCCGGCGCCACCCCCAAGGACGGGACCTCGGCCGGGCTGCCCATCGCCATGGCGCTGATATCGTTGATCACCAACCGCTGCTGCCGCCGCGAAACCGCCACGACCGGTGAGCTGACCCTGACCGGCCGCATCCTGCCCGTGGGTGGGATCAAGGAAAAGCTGCTGGCCGCCCACCGCGCCGGCGTGCGCACCGTGGTGCTGCCCTCTAAAAACAGCGTCAGCCTCAGCGACGTCCCGCAGGAGGTCCGCCAGGCCCTCGACGTCCTGACCATCGACGAACTCGACGCCGCCATCGATTCCGTCCTGCACAAAGAAAGGCAGGCGGCAGAAAAATCGGGCAAGAACTAA
- a CDS encoding APC family permease, translating to MGQLAATAICGNDITSSCLYVSALAIIYAGRWAPLVLLMVAGVLFLFRSIYAEVVGALPLNGGAYNALLNTTSKYRASIAACLTLLSYMATAVISASEAMHYVHVMWNGFPVTAATISVLAFFMVLTIIGITESSRVAIFIFIFHLTTLTLLIGASIVYISGAGVETLLSNLGTRAPDGLFTALYFGFAASLLGISGFESSANFVEEQAEGVFPKTLRNMWGAVTLFNPMMALLALALVPIGHVGGHQEALLAHMAQISSGMWLADLISVDAALVLSGAVLTSFIGVNGLVRRMALDRCLPQFLLKTGRRGTTHRIIIAFFMLCVSIFLITEGQLKALAGVYTISFLAVMALFGLGNIFLKTKRAGLPRPTVAPLMSVLVAVAAVIAGLVGNAVMNPPYLAVFLEYFAFALLVVSVMLGRIIILQACLFIVRGILKYFIGRMTFISRMLRDKIDEINSQQVVFFTRGDNLANLNKAILYVQQNEHTNRLKVVTVIPEKGEIAPNLRRDLDMLDETYPGIDIELVVQVGKFGPEMIETLSKQWNIPTNLMFIGSPGTHFLYGLAELGGVRLII from the coding sequence ATGGGGCAGTTAGCCGCCACGGCGATCTGCGGTAACGACATAACCTCATCCTGCCTGTATGTGTCCGCCCTGGCCATCATCTATGCCGGCCGGTGGGCACCGCTGGTGCTGCTGATGGTGGCCGGCGTACTTTTCTTGTTTCGATCCATCTATGCGGAGGTGGTAGGGGCGCTGCCGCTCAATGGCGGCGCTTATAATGCGCTGTTGAACACCACCAGCAAGTACCGGGCATCCATCGCCGCCTGCCTCACGCTTCTTTCCTACATGGCCACAGCCGTCATATCGGCCAGTGAGGCCATGCACTATGTGCACGTCATGTGGAACGGCTTTCCGGTTACCGCGGCGACGATCAGCGTTCTGGCGTTTTTTATGGTACTGACGATCATCGGCATCACCGAATCGTCCCGCGTGGCCATCTTTATTTTTATATTCCACCTGACGACGTTGACGCTGCTGATTGGTGCCAGCATCGTTTACATCAGCGGTGCCGGTGTCGAGACGTTGCTGAGCAATCTGGGCACAAGAGCTCCGGATGGATTGTTCACCGCCCTTTATTTCGGCTTTGCAGCTTCCCTGCTGGGTATTTCGGGCTTCGAAAGCTCGGCCAACTTCGTGGAGGAACAAGCCGAGGGGGTCTTCCCCAAAACCTTGAGAAACATGTGGGGGGCGGTCACCCTTTTCAACCCCATGATGGCCTTGTTGGCCCTGGCCCTGGTACCCATCGGCCATGTCGGGGGGCACCAGGAGGCCCTGCTGGCCCACATGGCCCAGATTTCCAGCGGCATGTGGCTGGCCGATCTTATTTCCGTCGATGCCGCCCTTGTGCTGAGCGGCGCAGTGCTGACGAGTTTCATCGGTGTCAACGGGCTCGTGCGGCGCATGGCGCTTGACAGGTGCCTGCCGCAATTTTTACTGAAGACCGGTCGCCGGGGGACCACCCACCGGATCATCATTGCCTTTTTTATGCTTTGCGTATCGATTTTTCTGATCACCGAAGGTCAGTTGAAAGCGCTGGCCGGCGTCTATACCATCTCCTTTCTGGCGGTCATGGCCCTGTTCGGCCTCGGCAACATATTTCTGAAAACGAAACGTGCAGGCCTTCCCCGGCCCACGGTGGCGCCCCTGATGTCCGTCCTGGTCGCCGTGGCAGCCGTCATCGCCGGTCTGGTCGGCAATGCCGTGATGAATCCACCCTATTTGGCGGTATTTCTGGAGTACTTCGCCTTTGCCCTTCTGGTCGTATCCGTTATGCTGGGCCGCATCATCATTCTTCAGGCCTGTCTGTTTATCGTAAGAGGCATTCTCAAATATTTCATCGGCCGCATGACCTTCATTTCCAGAATGCTGCGCGACAAGATCGATGAGATCAATTCACAGCAGGTGGTCTTCTTCACCCGGGGAGACAATCTGGCCAATCTCAACAAGGCTATTTTGTACGTCCAGCAAAATGAACATACCAACCGCCTCAAGGTGGTTACGGTGATTCCGGAGAAGGGTGAGATCGCGCCTAACCTGAGAAGGGATCTCGACATGCTCGACGAAACGTACCCCGGCATCGATATCGAACTGGTCGTTCAGGTAGGCAAATTCGGGCCGGAAATGATCGAGACGCTTTCAAAACAATGGAACATTCCGACGAACCTGATGTTCATCGGTTCCCCGGGCACCCATTTCCTGTACGGCCTTGCCGAACTGGGGGGAGTCCGCCTGATTATCTGA
- a CDS encoding HAMP domain-containing protein, translated as MTAVKKALMQTSIRKKVELTIVAYILVAGILWLLNFHNGLTLNEKLRIIEKKEDLLNTILEARRYEKNYFLTGNASHLGEAVVFIFKAEDKLQDIIAHHGEYAATPDLDQRLVHLKDYGASMGALASSQAGIQGFVSGPVPEQEAIRVLGREITEEIETMVQVERQQISRLIRDARFYHFMALGGLLILSIFVFVFFRLNVNRPLKALESAIGDIASGHYENIPAIGAGQEFESLVDSLNHMINRLNRRNQELIQAKKMASLGTLTSGVAHELNNPLNNISTSLQIVLEELEDEDLDFKRELLEGAEKEVVRARDIVRALLEFSRQSAFSIKPVAIKSLVDDTLKLIKGELPANVSVDLNIENDIQAALDFRRMQQVLINLMLNGIQAMDQGGTLTISAFERSGHDFCIEISDTGCGIPGENFSKIFDPFFSTKEGLRKSDSDMRPYDGILDQQGTGLGLAICHGIVQKHGGRISVESEVGKGTTFTVCLPMGTNHDDSK; from the coding sequence GTGACCGCCGTTAAAAAAGCGCTCATGCAGACCAGCATCCGCAAAAAGGTCGAGCTGACCATCGTGGCCTATATTCTGGTCGCGGGAATTCTGTGGCTGCTTAATTTCCACAACGGCCTGACCCTCAACGAAAAATTACGCATCATCGAAAAAAAGGAAGACCTGCTCAACACCATCCTGGAAGCCCGGCGCTATGAGAAAAACTATTTTTTGACCGGCAATGCCTCCCATCTGGGAGAAGCGGTGGTCTTTATCTTCAAGGCCGAAGATAAATTGCAGGATATCATCGCCCACCACGGCGAGTATGCCGCCACCCCGGATCTGGATCAACGTCTGGTCCACCTCAAGGATTACGGCGCCTCCATGGGCGCTCTGGCCAGCTCGCAGGCAGGAATACAGGGTTTCGTTTCAGGGCCCGTGCCCGAGCAGGAAGCCATCCGGGTCCTGGGCCGCGAAATAACCGAAGAGATCGAAACCATGGTGCAGGTCGAGCGCCAGCAGATCAGCCGGTTGATTCGGGACGCCAGATTCTACCACTTCATGGCCCTGGGCGGTCTGCTGATCCTGTCCATTTTCGTGTTTGTTTTTTTCCGCCTCAATGTCAACCGTCCTCTCAAAGCCCTGGAAAGCGCTATCGGGGACATTGCCTCGGGGCACTACGAGAACATCCCGGCCATTGGGGCCGGCCAGGAATTCGAATCCCTGGTCGACAGCCTGAACCACATGATCAACCGGCTGAACCGCCGCAACCAGGAGTTGATCCAGGCCAAGAAAATGGCCTCCTTGGGAACGCTCACTTCCGGCGTGGCCCACGAACTCAACAATCCGCTCAACAACATCTCCACCTCTCTTCAGATTGTGCTCGAAGAGCTGGAGGACGAGGATCTCGACTTCAAGCGCGAGTTGCTGGAAGGGGCGGAAAAGGAGGTAGTGCGTGCGCGGGACATCGTCAGGGCCCTGCTTGAATTCTCCCGCCAGAGCGCTTTTTCCATCAAGCCGGTGGCGATAAAATCTCTGGTGGACGACACCCTCAAGTTGATCAAGGGAGAACTGCCGGCGAATGTGTCGGTCGATCTCAACATCGAAAACGACATCCAGGCCGCCCTGGATTTTCGCCGCATGCAGCAGGTGCTGATCAACCTGATGCTCAACGGCATCCAGGCCATGGACCAGGGGGGGACGCTCACGATCAGCGCTTTTGAGCGCAGCGGCCATGATTTTTGCATCGAAATCAGCGACACGGGTTGCGGCATTCCAGGCGAAAATTTTTCGAAAATTTTCGACCCCTTTTTTTCCACCAAGGAGGGCCTGCGAAAATCCGACAGCGACATGCGCCCCTATGACGGCATCCTGGACCAGCAGGGCACGGGCCTGGGCCTGGCCATCTGCCACGGCATCGTTCAGAAACACGGCGGACGGATTTCGGTAGAGAGCGAGGTCGGGAAGGGAACCACCTTTACGGTTTGTCTGCCGATGGGAACGAATCATGACGACTCAAAATGA